From a region of the Hippopotamus amphibius kiboko isolate mHipAmp2 chromosome 3, mHipAmp2.hap2, whole genome shotgun sequence genome:
- the LOC130848270 gene encoding pregnancy-associated glycoprotein 2-like → MKWLGILWLMAFSECLVIIPLMKIKTMRETLREKNLLKHFLEEDTYNTSQNAPDDPKILIQPLRNYLDLSYIGKITIGTPPQEFRVLFDTGSSDFWVPSIYCSSPYCRTRKLFNPRLSVTFQRSGQLCNLNYFSGKIVGFLGYDTVRIGNLVVMAQAFVLSKKQIGTDGAKFDGILGLGYPKLSTLAVTPVFDNMNRQGVISQPVFAFYFRTGKVNGSVVMFDGVDHSYHKGQLKWIPVSHTDYWRMNMNRITMNGLVIGCFHGCQAILDTGSPLLLGPTEHVTAIQKLISATSSGEEYTVPCSSIRRLPNIIFTINGNDFPVPSKAYIWKGPKGICFSNFGGGTESFKLPEKWILGEVFLRVYFSVYDRENRRIGLAPAV, encoded by the exons ATGAAGTGGCTTGGGATCCTCTGGCTGATGGCCTtctcagagtgcctagtcat aatccctctaaTGAAGATCAAGACCATGCGAGAAACCCTCAGGGAAAAAAACTTGCTGAAACATTTCCTTGAGGAGGACACTTACAACACATCCCAGAATGCCCCAGATGACCCAAAGATTTTGATTCAACCCCTGAGGAACTACTtggat CTGTCTTATATTGGCAAGATCACCATTGGAACACCCCCTCAGGAGTTCAGGGTCCTCTTTGACACCGGCTCATCTGACTTCTGGGTGCCCTCCATCTATTGCTCCAGTCCTTACTGCC GTACACGCAAGCTCTTCAACCCTCGCTTGTCTGTCACCTTCCAGCGTTCAGGCCAGCTCTGCAACCTCAACTACTTCTCTGGGAAGATTGTTggatttcttggctatgacactGTTCGG ATTGGGAATCTTGTCGTCATGGCCCAGGCCTTTGTCTTGAGCAAGAAACAGATTGGGACGGATGGTGCAAAGTTTGATGGCATCCTGGGCCTGGGCTATCCCAAGCTCAGCACGCTAGCGGTCACCCCCGTCTTCGACAACATGAACAGACAGGGCGTtatttctcagcctgtctttgccttctactttCGCAC CGGGAAGGTGAATGGCAGCGTGGTGATGTTTGatggggtggaccacagctaccacaaaggacAGCTCAAGTGGATTCCAGTGTCCCACACTGATTACTGGCGGATGAATATGAACCG TATCACCATGAACGGGTTGGTTATTGGTTGTTTCCACGGCTGCCAGGCCATTCTGGATACCGGGAGCCCGCTTCTGCTTGGCCCAACTGAACATGTCACTGCCATCCAGAAGCTCATCAGTGCCACATCTTCCGGTGAAGAG TACACGGTACCATGTAGTAGCATCAGACGTCTGCCTAATATCATTTTCACCATCAACGGCAATGACTTCCCAGTTCCCAGTAAAGcctacatctggaag GGTCCTAAGGGCATCTGTTTCAGCAACTTTGGAGGGGGCACCGAGAGCTTCAAACTGCCGGAGAAATGGATCCTGGGTGAAGTCTTCCTAAGGGtgtatttctcagtttatgaCCGGGAAAACAGAAGGAttggcctggctcctgcagtgtAA